A region of the Actinomycetota bacterium genome:
CACCCGCCCCTCGGCGAGCTTTTTCACCGCCCGGATCAGCTCGCCGGGCGGGGCCCCCTCGCAGAAGTCGGTGATCAGCACCAAAACGGTCCGGTGGGAAACCTCGACCAGCTGGCTGCAGTAGCGGACCGCCTGCCCGATGTCGGTGCCGCCCCCGAGCTGGACCTTCATCAACATCTCCACCGGGTCGTCGGCGTACTCGCTGAGATCGACGACGCTCGTGTCGAAGATCACGATCTTCACCCGGAACGCCGGCAGGGCGGAGAGGATCCCCGCCATGACCGCGCTGTGGATCACCGAGTCGGCCATGCTGCCGCTCTGGTCGACGCACAGGATGATGTCCCAGGGCAGCCGGCGGGTGTTCCGCTCGAAGAACTTGATCTGCTCGACGGCCAGCCGGCCGGAATCCACGTCGTAGTGCTGGAGGTTGGCCCGGAGGGTGCCCAGAGCGTCGAAGTTCTGGGCGATCGCCATCGGCGAGTGGCGAAAGCGGTTCAGCCGGCCCGACAGGGTGCGGCGAACCTCCGACTCCAGCTTGCGCCGGATCTCCTCCACCACCTGGGCGATGATCCGGCGGGCGATCACCAGAACCTCGCCCTTCAGGTGCCCCCGGAGCGTGAGCAGCGTCCGGAGCAGCTGCTGGTTGGGCTCCAACCGCTCCAGGATCTTGGGGTCGGTGACCAGCTCGGTCATGCCGTACCGGTCGAGGGCGTGCTTCTCGATGACCTCGACGGTGTCGTTCGGGAACAGCTCCCGCACTTCGGAGAGCCAGGTGACCAGGGTCAGCTGCGACGGGTCCAGCGACCCGTGGGAGTCGTCGGGACGGAGCCCCCGCCCCTGGTACTCCCGGCCGTAAAGGTACTCGAGGGCCCGGTCCATGCGCTCGGCGGCGCCCTCCAGCTCGTTTTCCGAAAGCTGCTGGCCGGCGTAGCGGCCGAGGACCAGACGCCAGCGGTCGAGCTCGCTCACGACAGCCACTCCCCGAGACCGTCGGTGACCAGGACCTCCCGGACCGCCGCCGAGAGCGCCAGGTTCGCCTCCACGTCCGACTCGGTCAGGTCGTAGCGCACCAGCGGCCCAAGGCCGGAGGCCCCATGCAGCCGGGCGACCGCCTGGGCGATGCGGTCGGTCTCCTTGGGGGTCATCTCGGCGAAGGCCAGCCTCAGCTCGGGGAGGGCGGCCACGAAAGCCTCGTCGTCCCACTCCCGAAAGAGGCGATCGAGAACGTTCAGCAGCGACGGCTGCTGCCACGCCGCTTCGCGGGAGGTCTGCAGCAGGCCCCGGAGGAACGACACGGCCTCCCGGGCCCGGCTGAGACCGGTGAAGTGGCCCTCGACCGCGGAAGCCAGCTCTTCGTCGCTCAAGCGGCCGGCGGCGTACAACAACCCGGTGGCGGCCCCACGGATCAGGGGAAGCTCGTGATGTACCCGCAGGGAGCCGACCGTCCCCCAGTACAACGATGCGTCCAGGTCCCGGCCGCCGTCGCTGATCAGCAGTTCGCGGAGCCGGACCAGGCCGGTGACCGCCGCTGCACCGTCGTCCGGGGCCCCCCGCAGCTCGCGGCCCAGGTAGGTCGCCCGGTCGTAAGCGGCCCTCAGCAGCTCGGGCAGCTCGGTTACGTCCCGGGCCTCGAGCGGCTCCCGGGACTCCCACAAAAGGCCCAGCGTCCCGGCCGCCGATGCGACCGATTCGAAGTCCGGGTCGGCGCCGACCGCTGCCCGGAGCGACCCGAGGACCCGGGGCAGGTGGTCGTGCAGGCCGAGCGTGCACGCCTCGGTCAAGGTTCCCGCAGCCGCCCGGGCGTCCCGGTGACCCGCCGAGTCGAGCTGGTCCATCCGGGCGGCGAACCGGTTGGCGACGGCCATCGGCACGGTGACGCCGTACATCGACGCCTCCACCAGCGCCGCCTCGGTCGCGACCGAGTAGGAGTACTCCCAGTGCTCCTGCAACCGGTCCAGCCCGATGCTCCTGACGAAGTCGGGCCCGGCGGTCCGGCGCGCAAACGGGACGCCCAGGTAGGCCAGGCCGTGGAGCAGGCGGCTGGTCGTCCGGTGGGGAGGCCGGCGGTAGAGGTCGAGGACCACCTTCCTGCGTTCGGGGGCGTCGATCTTCAGGCGCTGCCGGTGGGCTCGGAGCGCAAAGTCCCGGACCAGCGGCGGCGTCCCGGCCCCCGGCGGCACCCGTCCCATCTCCTTGCCGCTGAGCGTCCGCCGGGTGACGGCGAGGATCAGCGCCCCGTCCCCGTCGGCGTCGCCCTTCACGAAGCAGCTGGTTATCGCATCGACCAGGTCGTCCCGGACCGGGGCCGGGCGCCTCCGCAGGGCAGCCAGCCGGAGGACCTGCTCGTAGGCGGCCGCCAGCGCCGGCATCGGGAGCGACAAACCGTGCTTCTTGCGGAGCTCCTGGGCGATGTCGAACAGCAGCTTGAGGGCGGCGTCCCTGCGGCGCCGGGGCGACGGGTCGTGGCCGGCCTTCTGGGAGGCCAGCGTCCGGTCCCAGATGAGCTGGTGCCACGCCGGCGAGGTCATGCCGGAGGCGTAGCCGTTCAACCGGTCGAGCCGCTCGAAGCTGTAGCGGATCAGCGCCGACTCGTCCCGGGTGACCGACGAGCGCGAGACGGACGGCCGGCGAATCTCGGATTCCAGCAGGTCGGGGATCACCACTGCGTGGAACCCGCCCAGAACGACGAGCACGGGCCCGGCACCCTCAGGCCGTTCGGCTACTGCCTGCGTGATGTGCCACGCCATCTCCTGCTCCCGGGCCAGAGTCCCGTCGCGCTTCAGCTCGGCTTCGCTGTACTCCGAACGGGCGAGGAAGCAGTAGGCGGCGACCTGGGCCACATGTTCGGACAGCGTCAGGTTGTGCGCGCCCACCTCGAACAGGTGCTCCCACAGCTCCTCGTGGTCCCGGCAGCCGAGCTGATCCGCAAGCACCTGCAGGTACCGGCTCCGCCCGAAGTGGCCCTCGTCCAGCAGGGAGACCGGCTCCTCTGCCGAGCCCGCCCGGGACTCCAGCAGGCACTGCTCGGAGAAATCCAGGTCGATGAACCGGCAGGCGATGTTGCGGGCCTGCGCCTCCCGGAGGGCGACCAGCTCGGGCGAGTAGTCGCAGAACGGGTAGTAGGCGGCCCGCCGGTGCTCGGTCGCCTCGGCCCCCGACTTCGACACCGAGTATGAGTAGATCGCCAGCGGCATGCGGGCTTCGGGGTGGGTGAGCAGCGACACCATCGGGGTGAACGAGCGGGGGCCCTCGACCAGCACCACGCTGGGCGGGTTGTCGGTGAACAGCCGTCGCAGCTGCCAGGCGCAGCCCGGGCTGTGGTGCCTGACCGGGAAGACGACCAGCTCCGGGGTGACCAGGCCTGCCGCTAGAGCCCGGACCTCCTCGGTGCTCGGCAGCGGCCCCGGCGGGGCGCCGGCGTCAGCGGTCGAGCTCGCGCCGGGCATCCAGCATCCGCCGCCACTGCGGTTGGCGCTGCGCCCGTTGCTTGACCACCACGTCGAAGTAGTGGCGCAGCTTGGCGCCGTCCTCCGGGTTGTCCTTCAGGACGGTGCCGATTAGCTGGCGGGCGACGTGTTCCCCGCCGACCCCGTCGCTACCGAAGTAGTGGGCGTCCAGGCAGGCGGCGTAGCCGACCGCCACCGCCTCGGCGGACGACATAACGGCCGTCGGTTTCTCGACCACCACCCCTTCGGACGTCACGCCCAGCCGCAGATCCGAGAAGGCGCCGACCAGCAACTCGACGACGTCGGGCGCGAACTCCACCTCGACCCCCGCCTGGAGCAGCAGCGCCTCGGTCTGCTCCCGGACCAGCTGGACCTCCAGCTTGCGGTCGGAGATCGGCCGGACGGTTTCGAAGTTGAACCGGCGCTTCAAAGCGCTCGACATCTCGTGGACCCCCCGGTCCCGGATGTTGGCGGTCGCCAGAACGTTGAAGCCGGGGGCGGCGAACAGCGTCGACTCGCCGCCCCTCAGCTCGGGGACGTGGATCACCTTGTCGCTCAGCAGGCTGATCAGGCTGTCCTGGACCTCGGGCTGGACCCGGGTGACCTCCTCGAACCGGCAGATGCAGCCCTGCTCCATCGCCTTGTACATCGGCCCCCGCACCAGCGCCTGCAGGGTCGGCCCCTCGGCCAGCAACAGGGCATAGTTCCAGGTGTACTTGATCTGGTCCTCGGTGGTGCCGGCGGTCCCCTGGATCGTGGTGACCGAGTCGCCCGAGATCGCTGCAGCCAGGAGCTCTGACAGCATCGACTTCGCCGTCCCCGGCTCCCCAACCAGAAGCAGGCCCCGGTTGCTCATCAGGGTGACGATGCACCTGTCGATCAGCGCGTCGTCGCCGTAGAATTTTCGGGAGATCGCGCGCTTTCGGTCACCGACGATGAAGCTGCGGACCGAGCGGGGCGACAGCCGCCAACCCCGCGGCCGGTCGCCTTCGTCCCTGCCGGCCAGGACCGCCAGCTCGGCCGCGTAGGTCTGCTCCGCAGGCGCGCGAAGTATCCGGGTGTCGCTCACGGGTTTAATACTCCGTCTTTTTGCGCCAATCCGGGTCGAACCCCTTGCCTTCGCCTGCGATCAGCTTGAGATCGGTGTAGCACTCGGAGAGCAGGATCTTCGGAATTTTCGACAGTGGAAGCGCCGGGCGCTGCCAGTGCTCCCCGCCCCGGTCGTCGGCGAACGAAAGCGAGATCAGCGCCACCGTCCGGCTCTCCTCGGGCAGCGGGCTGCCGGTGAACTCGATCATCGCCTCCAGGCCGAGCGTCGGGAAACGCTTGACGTAGGTGTGGAACCAGCCCCCGTCGCCGGGGGCCCCCCGGGTGTACCCGAGCCTGGTCGCCCGCCCCCTCAGGGTGAACGACTCGATCAGGTGGCCCTCGAAGTCGGAGATCTTCACCTCATCCGCTTTGCCGGCCGGAAGCCGGTACCTGCCCTTGCCGAGCTGCTGGAACAACGGCTTGACCTCGTAGTCGGCGAGGTGCTGCTGCCAGCGCCCGACCTCGGCGTCGTCGAGCAGCCAGTCGTGCGCCAGACGCAC
Encoded here:
- a CDS encoding VWA domain-containing protein, with product MSELDRWRLVLGRYAGQQLSENELEGAAERMDRALEYLYGREYQGRGLRPDDSHGSLDPSQLTLVTWLSEVRELFPNDTVEVIEKHALDRYGMTELVTDPKILERLEPNQQLLRTLLTLRGHLKGEVLVIARRIIAQVVEEIRRKLESEVRRTLSGRLNRFRHSPMAIAQNFDALGTLRANLQHYDVDSGRLAVEQIKFFERNTRRLPWDIILCVDQSGSMADSVIHSAVMAGILSALPAFRVKIVIFDTSVVDLSEYADDPVEMLMKVQLGGGTDIGQAVRYCSQLVEVSHRTVLVLITDFCEGAPPGELIRAVKKLAEGRVKLLGLASLDGQAHPVYDRTMAEQLSVCGMEIAALTPQRLAQWLVEVAS
- a CDS encoding DUF5682 family protein; the protein is MPGASSTADAGAPPGPLPSTEEVRALAAGLVTPELVVFPVRHHSPGCAWQLRRLFTDNPPSVVLVEGPRSFTPMVSLLTHPEARMPLAIYSYSVSKSGAEATEHRRAAYYPFCDYSPELVALREAQARNIACRFIDLDFSEQCLLESRAGSAEEPVSLLDEGHFGRSRYLQVLADQLGCRDHEELWEHLFEVGAHNLTLSEHVAQVAAYCFLARSEYSEAELKRDGTLAREQEMAWHITQAVAERPEGAGPVLVVLGGFHAVVIPDLLESEIRRPSVSRSSVTRDESALIRYSFERLDRLNGYASGMTSPAWHQLIWDRTLASQKAGHDPSPRRRRDAALKLLFDIAQELRKKHGLSLPMPALAAAYEQVLRLAALRRRPAPVRDDLVDAITSCFVKGDADGDGALILAVTRRTLSGKEMGRVPPGAGTPPLVRDFALRAHRQRLKIDAPERRKVVLDLYRRPPHRTTSRLLHGLAYLGVPFARRTAGPDFVRSIGLDRLQEHWEYSYSVATEAALVEASMYGVTVPMAVANRFAARMDQLDSAGHRDARAAAGTLTEACTLGLHDHLPRVLGSLRAAVGADPDFESVASAAGTLGLLWESREPLEARDVTELPELLRAAYDRATYLGRELRGAPDDGAAAVTGLVRLRELLISDGGRDLDASLYWGTVGSLRVHHELPLIRGAATGLLYAAGRLSDEELASAVEGHFTGLSRAREAVSFLRGLLQTSREAAWQQPSLLNVLDRLFREWDDEAFVAALPELRLAFAEMTPKETDRIAQAVARLHGASGLGPLVRYDLTESDVEANLALSAAVREVLVTDGLGEWLS
- a CDS encoding AAA family ATPase, with the protein product MSDTRILRAPAEQTYAAELAVLAGRDEGDRPRGWRLSPRSVRSFIVGDRKRAISRKFYGDDALIDRCIVTLMSNRGLLLVGEPGTAKSMLSELLAAAISGDSVTTIQGTAGTTEDQIKYTWNYALLLAEGPTLQALVRGPMYKAMEQGCICRFEEVTRVQPEVQDSLISLLSDKVIHVPELRGGESTLFAAPGFNVLATANIRDRGVHEMSSALKRRFNFETVRPISDRKLEVQLVREQTEALLLQAGVEVEFAPDVVELLVGAFSDLRLGVTSEGVVVEKPTAVMSSAEAVAVGYAACLDAHYFGSDGVGGEHVARQLIGTVLKDNPEDGAKLRHYFDVVVKQRAQRQPQWRRMLDARRELDR